A window of the Haloarcula litorea genome harbors these coding sequences:
- a CDS encoding NADH:flavin oxidoreductase yields MTTLSTPLEIGGVTLPNRLYRAPLLECAGNGEDAVETLVDELEPAAAAGVGLVFQGASIVTEEGGCAAPNMTRVHDPSFVERLGRLTDAVHAHEGNIFIQLAHGGLRSMATWHAGHRRRNPDERQLAVSEPPWQLRALDRAGLLALRPDVLSTEAVYDLAERFGRCAGDAADAGYDGVHLSAANMSLIQQFLSPFYNRRDDEFADGVRFLEAIHDAVRDHAGDVPLVTKVPAETAAPSFVRRYLSFEDAVDVAERLAAVGYDALVPVEVSTFWDMSIVRGAFPDRAWAASELRDDYAAAFGGRLRARAVELLNRLQARRFDREPGWNAEFCRAVRERVDVPVLLEGGLRTRADCDRYLGAGDAPAAADAVGLGRPFYAEPRLGARLLDGGDALCASCNNCTIPQVAGEPGRCRTPSVVREQARLAAASAYERDNDGSTGSGRDQ; encoded by the coding sequence GTGACGACGCTGTCGACGCCGCTGGAGATCGGCGGCGTCACGCTCCCGAACCGCCTCTACCGCGCGCCGCTACTGGAGTGTGCCGGCAACGGCGAGGACGCGGTCGAGACGCTCGTCGACGAGCTCGAGCCCGCGGCGGCCGCCGGCGTCGGGCTCGTCTTCCAGGGAGCGAGCATCGTCACCGAGGAGGGCGGCTGTGCCGCGCCGAACATGACGCGGGTCCACGACCCGTCGTTCGTCGAGCGCCTCGGACGGCTCACCGACGCGGTTCACGCACACGAGGGAAACATATTCATACAGCTCGCACACGGCGGGCTGCGGAGTATGGCGACGTGGCACGCCGGCCACCGACGGCGCAACCCCGACGAGCGGCAACTGGCCGTGTCCGAGCCCCCGTGGCAGTTGCGGGCGCTGGACCGGGCCGGCCTGCTCGCGCTCCGGCCCGACGTCCTCTCGACCGAAGCCGTCTACGACCTCGCCGAGCGGTTCGGCCGCTGTGCGGGCGACGCCGCCGACGCCGGCTACGACGGCGTCCACCTCTCGGCGGCGAACATGAGTCTGATCCAGCAGTTCCTCTCCCCGTTCTACAACCGCCGCGACGACGAGTTCGCCGACGGCGTCCGGTTCCTCGAAGCGATCCACGACGCCGTCCGGGACCACGCCGGCGACGTGCCGCTCGTGACGAAGGTGCCGGCCGAGACCGCGGCTCCGAGTTTCGTTCGAAGGTATCTCTCGTTCGAGGACGCCGTCGACGTCGCCGAGCGGCTGGCGGCCGTGGGCTACGACGCCCTCGTGCCCGTCGAGGTCTCGACGTTCTGGGACATGAGCATCGTGAGGGGGGCGTTCCCGGACCGCGCGTGGGCCGCGAGCGAGCTCCGGGACGACTACGCCGCGGCCTTCGGCGGCCGGCTGCGGGCGCGGGCCGTCGAGCTGCTCAACCGCCTGCAGGCCCGTCGATTCGACCGGGAGCCGGGCTGGAACGCCGAGTTCTGTCGCGCGGTCCGCGAGCGGGTCGACGTCCCCGTCCTGCTGGAGGGCGGACTGCGGACCCGCGCCGACTGTGACCGGTACCTCGGTGCCGGCGACGCGCCCGCGGCGGCCGACGCCGTCGGCCTCGGTCGGCCGTTCTACGCCGAACCGCGGCTCGGCGCGCGACTGCTCGACGGCGGCGACGCGCTCTGTGCGAGCTGCAACAACTGCACGATCCCGCAGGTCGCCGGCGAACCGGGACGGTGCCGGACGCCGTCGGTCGTGCGCGAGCAGGCCCGGCTCGCGGCGGCCAGTGCCTACGAGAGAGATAACGACGGATCGACAGGTTCCGGGCGCGACCAGTAG
- the cgi121 gene encoding KEOPS complex subunit Cgi121 has product MRVVEGQADVDDVGTFVERLDAVADDHGVVVQAFDARYVVDRRHLERAVELARRARDRDDAIADDFGVEILLYAAGRRQIDRALRMGVSGGECPVVAVVVGDGDEDAERAAAESVERLLTPGETLGESDPERVRSFFDVTETELAATEGTLADAVRERVALLPVEK; this is encoded by the coding sequence ATGCGGGTCGTCGAGGGGCAGGCGGACGTCGACGACGTCGGGACCTTCGTCGAGCGGCTCGACGCGGTCGCCGACGACCACGGGGTCGTCGTCCAGGCGTTCGACGCCCGCTACGTCGTCGACCGCCGCCACTTAGAGCGGGCGGTCGAACTGGCCCGGCGCGCCCGGGACCGGGACGACGCCATCGCCGACGACTTCGGCGTCGAGATCCTGCTGTATGCCGCCGGCCGCCGGCAGATCGACCGTGCGCTGAGGATGGGGGTCAGCGGGGGCGAGTGCCCGGTCGTCGCCGTCGTCGTCGGGGACGGCGACGAGGACGCGGAACGAGCGGCGGCCGAGTCCGTGGAGCGTCTGCTCACCCCCGGGGAGACGCTCGGGGAGTCCGACCCCGAGCGCGTCCGCTCGTTCTTCGACGTGACCGAGACGGAACTGGCCGCCACCGAGGGGACGCTGGCCGACGCCGTCCGCGAGCGGGTCGCGCTGCTGCCGGTCGAGAAGTAG
- a CDS encoding ATP-dependent DNA helicase yields the protein MDVADLPDVPDWLPDHLREDGIEELYPPQAAAVEAGVTAGENLVAAIPTASGKTLVAELAMLASVARGGKALYIVPLRALASEKQAEFEQFERYGLDVGVSTGNYESEGGWLADKDVVVATSEKVDSLVRNDAPWIEDLTCVVTDEVHLVDDGERGPTLEVTLAKLRRLNPDLQTVALSATIGNAGELADWLDAELVDSDWRPIDLKKGVHYGQALHLEDGSQQRLAVQSGEKQTAAVVRDTLRDDTDEEGNVVEEGGSSLVFVNSRRNAEAAAERLGSTVRPHLTDDERDRLAEIAAEIREVSDAETSDDLADAVADGAAFHHAGLARDHRELVEDAFRDRLVKVVCATPTLAAGVNTPSRRVVVRDWRRYDGSAGGMQPLSVLEVHQMMGRAGRPGLDPYGEAVLVASSHDELDELFERYVWADPEPVRSKLAAEPALRTHILATVSSGFARSRSGLLEFLERTLYASQTEESGRLERVVDDVLTYLERNDFLESEARSASGQSSGDEPRDVELDATSLGHTVSRLYLDPMSAAEIIDGLEYWTRHGGDEAGTAAETDPTDAEFTTASELAANGGGAEAGGDPDDISALGLYHLVSRTPDMYELYLRSGDREEYEMALYEREAELLGPTPSEFEEDRFEDWLAAFKTGRLLEDWAEEVDEDTITERYGVGPGDIRGKVETAQWLLGAAESLASELDADVARAVSRARTRVEHGVREELVELAGVRGVGRKRARRLFDAGITDRAELRDAPKPVVLAALRGRRKTAETVLENAGHRDPSMEGVEPDPDVTVAVDDEGSEPTAEPGEDQSSLGDF from the coding sequence ATGGACGTTGCGGACCTGCCGGACGTGCCCGACTGGCTGCCCGACCACCTCCGCGAGGACGGCATCGAGGAGCTGTACCCGCCACAGGCCGCGGCCGTCGAGGCCGGGGTCACCGCCGGCGAGAACCTCGTCGCGGCTATCCCCACCGCCAGCGGCAAGACCCTCGTCGCCGAGCTGGCGATGCTCGCCTCGGTCGCCCGCGGGGGGAAGGCGCTGTACATCGTCCCGCTGCGGGCGCTGGCCAGCGAGAAGCAGGCCGAGTTCGAGCAGTTCGAGCGGTACGGACTGGACGTGGGCGTCTCGACTGGCAACTACGAGTCCGAGGGCGGCTGGCTCGCCGACAAGGACGTCGTCGTCGCCACCAGCGAGAAGGTGGACTCGCTGGTCCGGAACGACGCCCCGTGGATCGAGGACCTGACCTGCGTCGTCACCGACGAGGTCCACCTCGTCGACGACGGGGAACGGGGCCCCACCCTGGAGGTGACCCTCGCCAAACTCCGCCGGCTGAACCCGGACCTCCAGACGGTGGCGCTGTCGGCGACGATCGGCAACGCCGGCGAGCTGGCGGACTGGCTCGACGCCGAGCTGGTCGACTCGGACTGGCGGCCGATCGACCTGAAGAAGGGGGTCCACTACGGGCAGGCGCTGCACCTCGAGGACGGCAGCCAGCAGCGGCTCGCGGTCCAGAGCGGCGAGAAACAGACCGCCGCCGTCGTCCGGGACACGCTCCGGGACGACACCGACGAGGAGGGGAACGTCGTCGAGGAGGGCGGCTCTTCGCTCGTGTTCGTCAACTCCCGACGCAACGCCGAGGCCGCCGCCGAGCGGCTGGGCAGCACCGTCCGGCCCCACCTGACCGACGACGAGCGGGACCGGCTCGCGGAGATCGCCGCCGAGATCCGCGAGGTCAGCGACGCGGAGACCAGCGACGACCTCGCCGACGCCGTCGCCGACGGGGCGGCCTTCCACCACGCCGGGCTCGCCCGCGACCACCGCGAACTCGTCGAGGACGCCTTCCGGGACCGCCTGGTCAAGGTCGTCTGCGCGACCCCGACGCTGGCGGCCGGGGTCAACACCCCCTCCCGGCGGGTCGTCGTCCGCGACTGGCGGCGCTACGACGGGTCGGCCGGCGGGATGCAGCCCCTCTCCGTGCTGGAGGTCCACCAGATGATGGGGCGGGCCGGCCGCCCCGGACTCGACCCCTACGGCGAGGCCGTCCTGGTCGCCAGCAGCCACGACGAACTCGACGAGCTGTTCGAGCGGTACGTCTGGGCCGACCCCGAACCGGTCCGCTCGAAACTGGCCGCCGAGCCCGCCCTGCGGACGCACATCCTCGCCACCGTCTCCTCCGGGTTCGCCCGCTCGCGGTCGGGCCTGCTGGAGTTCCTCGAACGGACGCTGTACGCGAGTCAGACCGAGGAGAGCGGACGGCTGGAGCGGGTCGTCGACGACGTGCTGACCTATCTGGAGCGCAACGACTTCCTCGAGAGCGAGGCGCGAAGCGCCTCGGGACAGTCGAGCGGCGACGAGCCGCGAGACGTGGAACTGGACGCGACCTCGCTTGGCCACACCGTCTCGCGCCTGTATCTGGACCCGATGAGCGCCGCCGAGATCATCGACGGCCTGGAGTACTGGACCCGCCACGGCGGCGACGAGGCGGGGACTGCGGCCGAGACCGACCCCACCGACGCCGAGTTCACGACCGCGAGCGAGCTTGCGGCAAACGGCGGCGGAGCCGAGGCGGGCGGCGACCCCGACGACATCTCGGCGCTGGGCCTCTACCACCTCGTCTCGCGCACCCCCGACATGTACGAGCTCTACCTCCGGTCGGGCGACCGCGAGGAGTACGAGATGGCGCTGTACGAGCGCGAGGCGGAACTGCTCGGGCCGACCCCCTCGGAGTTCGAGGAGGACCGCTTCGAGGACTGGCTGGCGGCGTTCAAGACCGGCCGCCTGCTGGAGGACTGGGCCGAGGAGGTCGACGAGGACACCATCACCGAGCGGTACGGCGTCGGGCCGGGCGACATCCGCGGGAAAGTCGAGACCGCCCAGTGGCTGCTGGGTGCGGCCGAGTCGCTGGCGAGCGAACTCGACGCAGACGTCGCCCGCGCCGTCAGCAGGGCCCGCACGCGGGTCGAACACGGCGTGCGGGAGGAACTGGTCGAACTGGCGGGCGTCCGCGGCGTCGGCCGCAAGCGCGCCCGCCGGCTGTTCGACGCCGGCATCACCGATCGCGCCGAACTGCGGGACGCCCCCAAACCGGTCGTGCTGGCGGCGCTGCGGGGCCGTCGGAAGACCGCCGAGACCGTCCTGGAGAACGCCGGCCACCGCGACCCGTCGATGGAGGGCGTGGAGCCGGACCCGGACGTGACGGTGGCGGTCGACGACGAGGGGAGCGAGCCGACGGCCGAGCCCGGAGAGGACCAGTCCAGCCTGGGTGACTTCTGA
- a CDS encoding response regulator has product MAEEVGDDGTGGSPATGTTATVSVLLVDDERDLADVAALHLERRRDPFDVTVVTTGESALDVVGNDDVDCVVSDYEMPGMDGLDLLRAVREIDPSVPFILYTGRGSEEIASEAISAGVTDYLQKRATTDQYDVLANRVENAVARRRSERARRETELRYQRLVEASPHAILVHYGEDVVYANGTMVELLGLDDRSDIYRSDPLSFVHPDDRDRIQDRMGRIVGGDRSAGWVAWRLVRDDGEVRHVESRGSPIVYDGKQAVLGVIRDVTEQRGHEQRLAALNEATRELLTADSADAVARTTVEVAADVLDEPFVGVFEHDGGALVPVAATEAASDRTRVSRTDLDSLALSEGTVELTAFEAGEPRLVEDYGARQDTLTDVFETVFLFPLGDHGLLSIAATETDSFERIDRDLLEILGQSVVAALDRLDDE; this is encoded by the coding sequence ATGGCTGAGGAGGTCGGCGACGACGGGACTGGCGGGTCACCGGCGACGGGCACGACGGCGACGGTCTCGGTCCTGCTCGTCGACGACGAACGTGACCTGGCGGACGTGGCGGCGCTGCACCTCGAACGGCGACGCGACCCGTTCGACGTCACGGTCGTGACCACCGGGGAGTCGGCGCTCGATGTCGTCGGGAACGACGACGTCGACTGCGTCGTCAGCGACTACGAGATGCCGGGGATGGACGGACTGGACCTGCTGCGTGCGGTCAGGGAGATCGATCCCTCGGTCCCGTTCATCCTCTACACCGGGCGGGGGAGCGAGGAGATCGCCAGCGAGGCGATCTCGGCCGGGGTCACCGACTACCTCCAGAAGCGCGCGACCACCGACCAGTACGACGTGCTCGCCAACCGCGTCGAGAACGCCGTCGCCCGCCGCCGCTCCGAGCGCGCCCGGCGGGAGACGGAGCTGCGCTACCAGCGGTTGGTCGAGGCCTCGCCCCACGCTATCCTCGTCCACTACGGGGAGGACGTGGTGTACGCCAACGGGACGATGGTCGAACTCCTCGGACTGGACGACCGGTCGGACATCTACCGCAGCGACCCGCTGTCGTTCGTCCACCCCGATGACCGCGATCGGATCCAGGACCGGATGGGGCGGATCGTCGGCGGCGACCGGTCCGCCGGCTGGGTCGCGTGGCGGCTCGTCCGCGACGACGGCGAGGTCCGCCACGTCGAGAGCCGCGGCTCGCCGATCGTCTACGACGGCAAGCAGGCGGTGCTGGGCGTCATCCGGGACGTGACCGAGCAACGAGGCCACGAGCAGCGGCTCGCGGCGCTCAACGAGGCGACCCGCGAGCTGCTGACCGCGGACTCCGCCGACGCCGTCGCCCGGACGACGGTCGAGGTCGCGGCGGACGTGCTCGACGAGCCGTTCGTCGGGGTCTTCGAACACGACGGGGGCGCGCTCGTCCCCGTCGCCGCGACCGAGGCCGCCAGCGACCGAACCCGCGTCTCCCGGACCGATCTGGACTCGCTGGCACTCTCGGAGGGGACCGTCGAACTGACCGCCTTTGAGGCGGGGGAGCCGCGGCTCGTCGAGGACTACGGGGCCCGCCAGGACACGCTGACGGACGTGTTCGAGACGGTGTTCCTGTTCCCGCTTGGCGACCACGGGCTGCTGTCGATCGCCGCGACGGAAACCGATTCCTTCGAAAGAATCGACCGCGATCTGCTGGAGATCCTCGGGCAGTCCGTCGTCGCGGCGCTGGACCGACTCGACGACGAGTGA
- a CDS encoding ferredoxin — MRIEYDRDTCIGMFQCVAEWDAFGRDEDAGKAVLADSEERDEDVFVREVPDDAELDAKFAARACPVDAIAVYDDDGEQLIP, encoded by the coding sequence ATGCGCATCGAGTACGACCGGGACACCTGTATCGGGATGTTCCAGTGTGTCGCGGAGTGGGACGCCTTCGGGCGCGACGAGGACGCCGGCAAGGCGGTGCTGGCCGACAGCGAGGAACGCGACGAGGACGTGTTCGTCCGGGAGGTCCCCGACGACGCGGAACTCGACGCGAAGTTCGCCGCACGGGCCTGTCCGGTCGACGCCATCGCGGTGTACGACGACGACGGCGAGCAACTGATCCCCTGA
- a CDS encoding MATE family efflux transporter, with translation MVRDLLRRVVEGVPAALARLGLVDRQKATEATDLAAPVMVTGGLRILLRLADFLMVGIALGDAAIAGLELGFQYYFVGFGLSLAVSSGTISVVSRLQGADRPDRADLAVKQSLWIALLISAPLTAASWLYPELLVGVLTDDATTIDFGATYLSIVMLSMAPRFWSMVASRALAGSADTRTPMYVRLLTLPTNVVLNAVLIFGLGPFPRLDIAGAAIGTAAANTLAAAIFLGLLVSGRYAVSLPVRGRQVDLSLLGEIVRVALPLSGMRLLQTFARFPFLFILGTLGTPVLAAYAIGRRVMLLAMMPAWGYSTAASTLVGQHLGSGEEAAAGDYGWQTLRVALAVQLAIAAVIVALARPIVSLFGTEYPGLAAQFVRVFGLIVAGFSVSRTMRGSLRGAGDTRWPLYGTVLGGYCFRLPVAALALSPAVTVTVPLVGVTLAPGMGLGLSAIFAALIGDFYLKAAVNTGRFWTGKWRDVARRSGVGAADD, from the coding sequence ATGGTCCGGGACCTCCTCCGCCGGGTCGTCGAGGGCGTCCCCGCCGCCCTCGCGCGACTCGGCCTCGTCGACCGCCAGAAGGCGACCGAGGCGACGGACCTCGCCGCCCCGGTGATGGTCACCGGCGGGCTCCGCATCCTGCTGCGACTGGCCGACTTCCTGATGGTCGGCATCGCGCTCGGGGACGCCGCCATCGCCGGGCTCGAACTGGGCTTCCAGTACTACTTCGTGGGCTTCGGCCTGTCGCTGGCCGTCTCCTCGGGCACCATCAGCGTCGTCTCCCGGCTGCAGGGGGCCGACCGGCCCGACCGGGCCGACCTCGCCGTCAAGCAGTCGCTGTGGATCGCCCTGCTCATCTCTGCGCCGCTGACGGCCGCCTCCTGGCTCTACCCCGAGCTCCTGGTGGGGGTGCTGACCGACGACGCGACGACCATCGACTTCGGGGCGACGTACCTCTCCATCGTGATGCTGTCGATGGCCCCGCGGTTCTGGAGTATGGTCGCCTCGCGGGCGCTGGCCGGCAGCGCCGACACCCGGACGCCGATGTACGTCCGCCTGCTGACGCTGCCGACCAACGTCGTGTTGAACGCCGTCCTCATCTTCGGGCTGGGGCCGTTCCCCCGGCTGGACATCGCGGGGGCGGCAATCGGGACCGCCGCCGCGAACACGCTCGCGGCGGCCATCTTCCTCGGGCTGTTGGTGTCCGGCCGCTACGCCGTCTCGCTCCCGGTTCGGGGCCGGCAGGTCGACCTCTCCCTGCTCGGCGAGATCGTCCGCGTCGCCCTCCCGTTGTCGGGGATGCGACTGCTCCAGACGTTCGCCCGGTTCCCGTTCCTGTTCATCCTCGGGACGCTCGGGACGCCGGTGCTCGCGGCATACGCCATCGGCCGCCGCGTGATGCTGCTCGCGATGATGCCGGCGTGGGGGTACTCCACCGCCGCCTCGACGCTGGTGGGGCAGCACCTCGGGTCGGGCGAGGAGGCCGCCGCGGGCGACTACGGCTGGCAGACGCTGCGGGTGGCCCTGGCCGTCCAGCTGGCGATCGCCGCCGTCATCGTCGCCCTGGCCCGTCCGATCGTCTCGCTGTTCGGCACCGAGTACCCCGGGCTGGCCGCGCAGTTCGTCCGCGTGTTCGGGCTGATCGTCGCCGGCTTCTCCGTCTCCCGGACGATGCGGGGGAGCCTCCGGGGCGCGGGCGACACCCGCTGGCCGCTCTACGGGACGGTCCTGGGCGGCTACTGCTTCCGGCTCCCCGTCGCGGCGCTGGCGCTGTCGCCCGCCGTGACCGTCACCGTCCCGCTGGTCGGCGTCACCCTCGCTCCGGGGATGGGGCTCGGCCTGTCGGCCATCTTCGCCGCGCTGATCGGCGACTTCTACCTGAAGGCGGCGGTCAACACCGGTCGCTTCTGGACCGGCAAGTGGCGGGACGTCGCCCGCCGCTCCGGGGTCGGCGCGGCCGACGACTGA
- a CDS encoding DUF7089 family protein, whose protein sequence is MFEERTLTGGLAEVGDAYAPDALVLDCQRDFETLDPAVAEELLLLTETVDPLDYDPDWVPEDAPEELREFVDADFTVGLPGDGGVAWTTQTEPPCVFVKPRLETSPEAFVDFLIAEALVEVSLGEPEQFLGFFGARYPEFAATAGQRLDPAGTYQLAVALYDAYLGLQTRRAFETWADDYPALHDSWADAGRRLDPRLSDLSTELARGQTTFPAAAELACSAVKHGRDLPAPFAALDTDAYRRHGADYAIRWTAKTFDALE, encoded by the coding sequence ATGTTCGAGGAGCGCACGCTGACCGGGGGCCTCGCGGAGGTCGGGGACGCGTACGCCCCGGACGCGCTGGTGCTCGACTGCCAGCGGGACTTCGAGACGCTGGACCCGGCCGTCGCGGAGGAACTGCTCCTCCTGACGGAGACGGTCGACCCGCTCGACTACGACCCCGACTGGGTCCCCGAGGACGCTCCCGAGGAACTCCGGGAGTTCGTCGACGCCGACTTCACCGTCGGCCTGCCCGGGGACGGCGGCGTCGCCTGGACGACCCAGACCGAGCCGCCGTGCGTGTTCGTCAAGCCGCGGCTGGAGACCTCGCCCGAGGCGTTCGTCGACTTCCTGATCGCCGAGGCGCTCGTCGAGGTGAGCCTCGGCGAACCCGAGCAGTTCCTCGGGTTCTTCGGCGCACGCTACCCCGAGTTCGCCGCGACCGCCGGCCAGCGCCTCGACCCGGCGGGAACCTACCAGCTGGCGGTGGCGCTGTACGACGCCTACCTGGGACTCCAGACCCGCCGGGCCTTCGAGACGTGGGCCGATGACTACCCCGCCCTCCACGACTCGTGGGCCGACGCCGGGAGACGGCTGGACCCGCGGCTGTCGGACCTCTCGACCGAGCTGGCCCGCGGGCAGACCACCTTCCCCGCGGCGGCCGAACTGGCCTGTAGCGCGGTCAAACACGGCCGGGACCTGCCCGCGCCGTTCGCGGCGCTTGACACCGACGCCTACCGCCGGCACGGGGCGGACTACGCCATCCGGTGGACGGCCAAGACCTTCGACGCGCTGGAGTGA
- a CDS encoding arylamine N-acetyltransferase family protein: MDVERYLARVGLAPGDVRPFDADALARLQTAHVTAVPFETLAITGDPHGERGGGGVSLAPADCYAKVVARRRGGFCYELNGAFGPLLDALGVDVTRVAARVVDDGELTPPASHMAHVAALDREYVVDVGLGVPTMRRPTPLDGRVVTDAAGVDWRAVESDRPDADHCVQLRDPDEEDWRDRYIFTRAGRATDYFAATCDHLTTAPESGFTGDPTVSIATERGHKWLGDGTLTEQRRGETVREESVNPAEWTAVLESEFGVRWPPEG; the protein is encoded by the coding sequence ATGGACGTGGAGCGGTACCTCGCCCGCGTCGGCCTCGCTCCCGGCGACGTCCGGCCGTTCGACGCGGACGCGCTGGCCCGCCTCCAGACGGCCCACGTCACGGCCGTCCCGTTCGAGACACTGGCCATCACGGGCGACCCGCACGGCGAGCGCGGGGGCGGAGGCGTCTCGCTCGCCCCGGCGGACTGCTACGCGAAGGTCGTCGCGCGCCGGCGGGGCGGGTTCTGCTACGAACTCAACGGGGCGTTCGGGCCGCTGCTGGACGCGCTCGGCGTCGACGTGACCCGCGTGGCGGCCCGGGTCGTCGACGACGGGGAGCTGACGCCGCCGGCCTCGCACATGGCCCACGTCGCCGCCCTGGACCGCGAGTACGTCGTCGACGTGGGGCTGGGCGTGCCGACGATGCGTCGACCGACGCCGCTGGACGGGCGCGTCGTCACGGACGCCGCCGGCGTCGACTGGCGGGCCGTCGAGAGCGACCGCCCGGACGCCGACCACTGCGTCCAGCTGCGGGACCCGGACGAGGAGGACTGGCGCGACCGCTACATCTTCACCCGCGCCGGCCGGGCGACCGACTACTTCGCGGCGACCTGTGACCACCTGACGACGGCCCCGGAGTCGGGGTTCACCGGCGATCCGACCGTCTCGATCGCGACCGAGCGCGGTCACAAGTGGCTCGGGGACGGGACGCTGACCGAGCAGCGCCGCGGGGAGACGGTCCGCGAGGAGTCGGTGAACCCCGCCGAGTGGACGGCGGTGCTCGAATCGGAGTTCGGGGTGCGGTGGCCGCCCGAGGGATGA
- a CDS encoding ORC1-type DNA replication protein yields the protein MSEDPEEGMLGWDESVFRDEHVFEIDWLPETFRHRSSQMETLKYALRPAVRGSRPLNVIARGPPGTGKTTAAQILFDELAAQTDVQAVRVNCQVDSTRYAVFSRLFAEIFDYEPPSSGISFKKLFSQITDKLVEEDEVLVVALDDVNYLFYENEASDTLYSLLRAHEAHSGAKIGVICISSDLDLDVIEALDTRVQSVFRPEEVYFNKYDQPEIVDILDERVERGFHDDVVGPTVLDRVAELTEEQGGDLRVGIDLLRRAGMNAEMRASRTVEREDVEAAYDKSKYVHLSRRLQELSESERALVEVIADHDGKRAGEIYDAFNDATDLGYTRYSEIINKLDQLGIIDADYAEVDGRGRSRELTLNYDADAVLDRL from the coding sequence ATGAGCGAGGACCCGGAGGAGGGGATGCTCGGCTGGGACGAGTCCGTGTTCCGGGACGAGCACGTCTTCGAGATCGACTGGCTGCCGGAGACGTTCCGCCACCGGTCGAGTCAGATGGAGACGCTGAAGTACGCGCTCCGGCCCGCCGTCCGCGGGTCGCGGCCGCTGAACGTCATCGCGCGGGGGCCGCCCGGGACGGGCAAGACCACCGCGGCCCAGATCCTCTTCGACGAGCTGGCCGCCCAGACGGACGTGCAGGCGGTCCGGGTCAACTGCCAGGTGGACTCGACGCGGTACGCGGTGTTCTCGCGGCTGTTCGCGGAGATCTTCGACTACGAGCCGCCCTCCTCGGGCATCTCGTTCAAGAAGCTGTTCTCCCAGATCACGGACAAGCTCGTCGAGGAGGACGAGGTGCTGGTGGTGGCGCTGGACGACGTGAACTACCTCTTCTACGAGAACGAGGCCAGCGACACCCTCTACTCGCTGTTGCGCGCCCACGAGGCCCACTCCGGCGCGAAGATCGGCGTCATCTGCATCTCCTCGGACCTCGACCTGGACGTCATCGAGGCGCTGGACACCCGCGTCCAGTCGGTGTTCCGGCCCGAGGAGGTCTACTTCAACAAGTACGACCAGCCCGAGATCGTCGACATCCTCGACGAGCGCGTCGAGCGCGGGTTCCACGACGACGTCGTCGGGCCGACCGTCCTCGACCGCGTCGCGGAGCTCACCGAGGAACAGGGCGGGGACCTGCGGGTCGGGATCGACCTCCTCCGGCGGGCCGGGATGAACGCCGAGATGCGGGCCTCCCGGACCGTCGAACGTGAGGACGTGGAGGCGGCCTACGACAAGTCCAAGTACGTCCACCTCTCCCGGCGGCTCCAGGAGCTGTCCGAGTCCGAGCGGGCGCTGGTGGAGGTCATCGCCGACCACGACGGCAAGCGGGCCGGCGAGATCTACGACGCGTTCAACGACGCGACGGACCTGGGCTACACCCGCTACTCGGAGATCATCAACAAGCTCGACCAGCTCGGGATCATCGACGCCGACTACGCCGAGGTCGACGGGCGGGGCCGCTCGCGGGAGCTGACGCTGAACTACGACGCCGACGCGGTGCTGGACCGGCTGTAG